Proteins from a single region of Hordeum vulgare subsp. vulgare chromosome 6H, MorexV3_pseudomolecules_assembly, whole genome shotgun sequence:
- the LOC123402513 gene encoding uncharacterized protein LOC123402513, translated as MASLALRPIMPATATATAASTTTTLNPARRGSSTLLLLRRRQPVTCMAESSGGGNSTVELAAGAAGLASCATVAWSLYTLKATGCGLPPGPGGSLGAAEGVSYLVVAGIVGWSLTTKVRTGSGLPAGPYGLLGAAEGVAYLTVVAIAAVFGLQFFQQGSIPGPLPSEQCFG; from the coding sequence ATGGCGTCGCTAGCCCTGAGGCCCATCATGccagccaccgccaccgccacggcGGCATCCACGACAACAACTCTCAACCCCGCCCGCCGCGGCAGctccaccctcctcctcctccgtcgccggCAGCCAGTCACGTGCATGGCGGAGAGCAGCGGCGGCGGCAACAGCACCGTGGAGCTGGCCGCGGGGGCGGCCGGGCTCGCGTCGTGCGCCACCGTGGCGTGGTCCCTCTACACGCTCAAGGCGACGGGCTGCGGCCTGCCGCCGGGCCCCGGCGGCTCGCTCGGCGCGGCGGAGGGCGTCAGCTACCTCGTGGTGGCGGGCATCGTCGGCTGGTcgctcaccaccaaggtgcgcacCGGGTCGGGCCTCCCGGCAGGGCCCTACGGCCTCCTCGGCGCCGCCGAGGGCGTCGCGTACCTCACCGTCGTCGCCATCGCCGCCGTGTTCGGGCTGCAGTTCTTCCAGCAGGGGTCGATCCCGGGCCCGTTGCCGTCGGAGCAGTGCTTTGGCTAA
- the LOC123401148 gene encoding sialyltransferase-like protein 4, which produces MRVLPLALAAAIFSGATAILIYISGLSSYGGAGLSEADLAALAALQGGFSKCVDANGLGLQAFGAEDYCRVVIQYPSDTDSKWKDPITGESEGLAFEFNLCEAVASWEQVRNSTTILTKEYIDALPNGWEEYAWRRINKGILLNKCRNRTLCMEKLSLVLPDTSPYVPQQFGSCAVVGNSGDLLKTKFGDEIDSYDVVIRENGAPVQNYTEYVGAKSTFRLLNRGSAKALDKVVELDETKKEALIVKTTIHDIMNQMIRELPITNPVYLMLGTSFGSSAKGTGLKALEFALSICDSVDMYGFTVDPGYKEWTRYFSESRKGHTPLHGRAYYQMMECLGLVKIHSPMRGDPGRVVRWLPTKDTIEAARVASEKLLKRPGAGSDDPLRSCTMIKKRKNGKVPNRSGLRDAATNHLRYMKGATRYPLERSAGGGYLCMINDR; this is translated from the exons ATGCGGGTGCTCCCGCTGGCCCTCGCCGCCGCCATCTTCTCCGGCGCCACCGCCATCCTCATCTACATCTCGGGCCTCTCCTCAT ATGGCGGCGCGGGGCTCTCGGAGGCGGACCTGGCGGCGCTCGCCGCGCTGCAGGGAGGGTTCAGCAAGTGCGTG GATGCTAATGGTCTAGGACTGCAAGCGTTCGGCGCAGAGGATTACTGTCGTGTTGTAATACAGTACCCGAGTGACACGGATTCAAAGTGG AAAGATCCAATAACTGGAGAGTCTGAAGGGCTGGCATTTGAGTTCAATCTCTGCGAAGCTGTGGCCTCATGGGAGCAG GTTCGCAACAGTACCACAATACTCACAAAAGAGTACATTGATGCATTACCAAATGGCTGGGAGGAGTATGCATGGCGCAGGATCAACAAAGGAATCCTTCT GAATAAGTGCAGGAACAGAACTCTTTGCATGGAGAAGCTTTCATTGGTTCTCCCTGACACATCACCATATGTACCTCAGCAATTTGGTAGCTGTGCCGTTGTTGGTAACTCTGGGGACCTTCTGAAAACTAAATTTGGGGATGAGATTGACTCTTATGATGTTGTCATTAGAGAAAATGGTGCACCTGTCCAG AACTACACGGAATATGTTGGTGCAAAGAGTACATTTCGCCTTCTTAATAGAGGATCTGCAAAGGCACTGGATAAAGTTGTTGAGTTAGATG AAACAAAAAAGGAGGCATTGATCGTTAAGACAACAATACATGATATCATGAACCAGATGATTCGG GAACTTCCAATAACCAATCCAGTATACCTCATGCTAGGCACATCATTTGGTTCCTCTGCTAAAGGAACTGGGCTTAAAGCTCTTGAATTTGCTCTCTCCATCTGTGATAGTGTCGACATGTATGGCTTTACGGTAGACCCAGGCTACAAGGAATG GACGAGATACTTTTCAGAGTCCAGAAAGGGACACACTCCACTACATGGCAGAGCATATTATCAAATGATGGAATGTCTTGGT CTTGTAAAAATCCACTCGCCAATGCGGGGTGATCCTGGTAGGGTGGTGAGATGGCTGCCTACCAAGGACACCATTGAAGCTGCTAGAGTTGCTTCAGAGAAGTTGTTGAA GAGACCTGGGGCTGGAAGTGACGACCCTCTGAGGAGCTGCACCATGATAAAGAAGCGCAAGAACGGAAAGGTGCCAAACAGATCGGGCCTCCGAGATGCTGCCACAAATCACCTTAGGTACATGAAGGGTGCCACCAGGTATCCCCTGGAACGGAGCGCCGGGGGTGGTTACCTCTGCATGATCAACGACAGATAG
- the LOC123403883 gene encoding uncharacterized protein LOC123403883, whose protein sequence is MEVKRRAAAIAGLCIMLLLVLPSGQRQQVAAMSEFCKCFDGCYPGCRSPGVPRWLCVPFCANKCSPSSNQAGDGVGSAAATCRMACKIHICDSSEEPAGADAADADVCVQNCNKMKIWSHEARN, encoded by the exons ATGGAGGTGAAGAGGAGAGCGGCAGCCATTGCCGGCCTGTGCATCATGCTCCTCCTCGTGCTGCCGTCGGGGCAGCGGCAGCAGGTGGCCGCCATGTCCGAGTTCTGCAAGTGCTTCGACGGCTGCTACCCCGGGTGCAGGAGCCCCGGCGTGCCGCGCTGGCTCTGCGTCCCGTTCTGCGCCAACAAGTGCAGCCCCAGCAGCAACCAGGCCGGCGACGGTGTCGGCTCTGCCGCCGCGACGTGCAGGATGGCCTGCAAGATACACATCTGCGACTCGTCAGAGGAGCCAGCCGGTG CAGACGCAGCTGACGCCGACGTCTGCGTGCAGAACTGCAACAAGATGAAGATATGGAGCCACGAGGCCCGTAATTAG